ATTCCTATTAAGACTAATAACTACACGAGAAATATTAGATGAGATATTTTCTCTCACTGGCCTCATGCTCTAGACTTTGTCCCTTCTATCTGCTTATTTAGCAACGTATTCTCAGTTCCAATTCAAAGCAAGGTACCGTAAATATGCTTGAACCGTTCCTGGTCTCAAAAgacgaacagtttttttttatcacgaAATCCATATATTGCCAGAAAAATGGGTTGAATAGTGAAAAGCGATGGACAATATGCAATATGACCCGTTCTTTCATTAATTTACTTAGAGAtcgcttttatttttattcaaaagagCCGGTTCTTAATTTATACACCCAATTCGTTAGCCTGTTTTAACACACAATGATAACAACcattttctaattttatttGTCCGAATGAACTCTGGCGCTACAGGTTTTCAGCAAATATGTCAATATTAGGAGAGAGTATCTAAAAATGAGTTGCTCATACAGCGAAAGAAAACACAACCAAATTATGCGCCTGTCCAATCTTTTTGTACGCCCgtatgaaaaaaaagtaaaaatctATACTAagtactttcttatcttttatGCTTTTTTCCTGAACAACCATCATAATACTCCACAACGCATCATTGCTATCTGTGACGAATTGAGGTAAATAACAGAAGTCTGCAAAAATATGGCAACATCGCTTTATATATgtacatgtcaaacgcgagggTGGTGCTTAAACAACACTTTGTGAACAGTGGGAGATGAGCAAGATTTTTGGGCATGAATCATGCGAACATTTGAAAATACGAACACAACTCAACAATAGTCAAGCTTTACAATTTCTTCTAATCTTTCACGAGCCTGGTGATAAGATGACAGCAGTTCTTCTATAGTAATTAAGTTAGAGCTCAACTTGTTACGTTTTTTCGTACTCGCAGAAATGTGAATCGCTTGGGGCCGATGTTGTTGTATTACTTGACACTTAATTTTAAGATGACCCGCCTGTTCGGTACGACTTCCGTAACGATTAAGAAGCAACGAATCATTCTGTAAATGTTATAAATATTTCAATGCATTCACATCAATCAACCAATGTAATCTTTTCACCTGTCCATAGAAATTTAATGTTTTAACTTCTCTTCGTCCACCAACTAGGAAAGCTTCCAGTTTATCAAAAATTGTTCCATTGTTTAGAACTTTGCTGCATATAAGGTCACGCTCAAAACTAGTATTGAGAAACGATGTCGATATTTGGAGGTATGCATTCCTGGAAAAAAGAGTGGAGTGTGCTACAGTTTTCAGTTCCAGAACCTTTAAGTAAATCTTAAACTTTATCTAACAATACATACCCTAACAACCGTTCCCGTTTCCAACTATCGGTGGAGATAATATCGAAGTATATTCTAACGCAATCTGAAATAAAAGTTCAATTTATATCTTCATCAGAATATTGGAAGAGCCATCACCATCGCTTGTCTTATGGTTTTCCGGCAATTGTAGTGTAATTTCATGACAATGACCATAGAGCCATCTTCCTTTGCATTGTTTTGTACTGTGCGTGCTTCCATCCACGAATCCGGCAATCATTTTAGCTGCTGACGGTATATCAAGTCGGTATCGTATGAAGATGTCACTGTATGAAAATCCTGTACCAGAAATTATTTCCAGAAGAATCAAAAACTGAACCTGATGATTTTCTGGATATTCGAAATTGTCTTTCGACAGTTTATCTCTAATGTTGAATCGTGTGATCTACATTATAGAAAGAAATTTTAGGGATGAAAGAtgccataaatattttttatagatgAACCTTAGATGCAAAGACATCACGAATCTCAACGGTTTCTTGTGAACATGTAATCCATTTTTTGAAACTAAGATTTTTTATTCCAAAATGATACATTTGACGACTATCTCCTTGGATCTCCTTGTAGTAGGGAttaattttcatgcaattgaaaTCCGGGTAAACGAAGAGGACGTTTTCAGTGCTGTTCCAAGCGAGTGAAAATAACAATTCTTCCGTATCAAGATCTGCCATAACGAACATAGTTTCCATATTAAGTTTTTCATCATCCAAATGGACCGTTTTGTTTCCGATGGTGGCACATAATTCCTCATCAAGAGCGAAATTATCGGCCGCAGTATAGGTGAAAATTTTTCCTCTCGATTTCTGCTCAGTCAGCCGTGACGATTTGATCTTGTGATAGTACGCATTTTGCAATTCAGTATGACAGTTGTCTCTGGCACTATAGTAATCAATTTCAGATTTACTGAAAACTTTCTCTTGCCACGCGATATCCAAGTGTTCCTCTTCACTATTGGATGGTTCCTCAAGTGGTTCTTCGTCTATAGACGAATCAAAGCGTGGGATCTCGATAAGCGAGTAAATTTTTTTGAGGGTTATCCTGGAAAATACAAAATGTATGTATGGGTCGAGGTTGCGTCACTTTCTgtgtattgacgtaggactacgtctttcatttctataccggggtgtaaaatcaaagtttcgaaaacgaaagcgttacgccggagaccgagattttgagcgttaatagctcctaaacagctgaacgaaatggtatgattgacacttcattcgaaagataaaatgtctacgcgttatatacttgttactttttgatccaaaaacttgtttcaatagtcttaaaattgctttcaaaacaggctattgaaatcaccaatcggtatataagcgagcgccgctcggaaatccactcagttctaattgaacagcgattggagcatgttgtcgctgttgcggtgaagctcttcatttatcatgaaagcgcggatgaacggtgtcaccaagagcctgtttgtgcaccttaggccagaagggaatccatcaggaggagagtgatgccacaaacggttccccgggaagacatcgctacacacacatacacgcgcggaattctttccgtttggatgccattcagcatcgagaaagttccggaaagatctaatcatttctggaaaataatctgccagttcctctgggaatttgaaaatacattcatgtgaaagagtttatttgaatgttttctattcatgtaacactgtgaccaaatatttcaatcaagtactattaacacgtggttatcgagttagtattaaccactggtgggcttccagtatcgaggaaaatgtggaaatatctaatcgatactgaaaataatctgccagtacctctgggaatttaaaaatacattcaagcgaaagagtttattttaatgttttctatccataaaatatacatataatacatttgggtttgtgatttgtcaatcaagtacagttagcaggttagcttctgaagattattcttcagaacaaggtttttcgtatcctatattggatgcataaaaccttgtgcctccaacgtaacgctctcgttttcgaagtctcccaaatattcatttattcattcattcagaatggatttagattcaacttcaaacaaatgatctctaaatcaacgatagtcctacgtcacccttgcggttataccatagatataacccacttcctgttttatagataggaaattgcgttacgtaggggaggGGGGGAGGGTTGTGAGGTGgtccaaatttaaaaaaaaattttagcgttacgtaatttgtgtacgacgCCTAAGGACATCCcagtactttttgaaaaaagtgaaatATAACGATAGGAACTGCTGCGTTGAACCAAGGAGTAATTACTTTtttgtaaatcaacatcaatttataccagccATAAACTGGTAGCAGCCATaccagttgtttctctcagccGAACGCCAGATGGTTTGGAAGCAAACATATGTGAGCATAAATTTTCTCTGGATTTTATGTCTGTTTGTTCAAAACTCTACGAAATTGTCGAAAATTCTTCCGGGATTGACCAGGATTGCTATATCTATTTCGCATCAGAAGTGGTGCTCAAGGAGCACTAAAAACTTCACAAGAGCGGGCTACTTGGCACACGTCAGTGCCCCGAAAAACCAGTTTCAAAACGAGGGAACGAGGTGTTAGTGGTGGAAAATAACGAGTTTATTTGGACGGACAAAGAATCGGACAGAATTACAATTTGCTATATCAGGATGATTTCAAtacattttcaataatttcgttctaagaacatttgattccgacctggGCAGATGCCTGATTTTTTTAAGTTGATATTTTCGATACTTAACAAAAGCAAAAATGGTATGAAAATTTTTCGAACAAATTTGACTTCATGCACAGATAAAGTTGGCGTTACGTAGATCAAGGAGGATGGGTTCGTCTTGCGTTACTTATTGTTACAtagggggagggggtccaaaatctgCATTTTAAGCATTACGTAATTTATGTACCATGCCTTATGACTGTTTTTGATGgattaatacttatgacagacatacagctgtactagcgttgtacttcgaaaattgtatgtctgtcaccatgtacagcgctagaaccatgcaagcaactcggtacaatcgctgtacctgtaccgacctattttaccgctgtacatggctacagttgtactgtgcacagcgccatagacggttagtctgtccatggtataacGCTAGGTTCTCTCAAGTTGCACCATTTCAGTGTGTAGTTAAGgcaactgacaatcagaagtttgaccatttttcaccaaatatttcaatgaaaagggtttttatttaacgtctgaactatcaaacacaacaaacaagttaacaatttgagTTATgacctcaagagaaagtcaaggaaaagaatgtttaccaaTTGTTTTTATTCAGTTTGTTAATGCtatccaccactaaccgtctatggcgctgcgcacagtacaactgtagctaTGTACAATggtgaaacaggtcggtacagatacaacgattgtaccgagttgcttgcatggttctagcgctgtacatggtgacatacatacaattttcgaagtacaacgctagtacagttgtatgtctgtcataagtattactcACATTTACCCCTCATTAAATGAATATGTCAGAACCCAATGACTTCGTATCCTAAATCAGCTAggtttttaagaaaatcatcgACAATTAGAAACCATATCAAAGTAGACagatcttctttttgagggcaACCTCTTGTTAGTTTTGTAATTTAGGAGGAACAAGTCGAAATTACGAGAACTGGAATTCTATCACAGCGACGACGACATGACTGGTCCGTCCAGGACTACCCCGGCGGCGGTAGACTACAGGTAGCAGAACTATCCTACCATTGGAGGTATGAAGTAATTGaaagaaacatttgaaaaaagtataaattaaaCAGCAGGGCTGTCAGAAATTCTAATGCTCCATGTTTAATTGCAGGTTGACTTGAATGATAGTAAAACTGAAACTTGTTGTCAGAAACAacgatttatttttcacttaATGCAGCTCAATACTAGATGCTTCTATGTTTTGTAGTtgatatttataaaaataaatactgGTGCATATCTGTTTTGTAAACCCattgtattcatatatattACTTCTCAGTAATATCaaggacagacatacagctgtactagcgttgtactagtacagcgttgtacaggtaccacggtagcatgacacacatactttggttctACATtttaccgcatgtcaaactgacaatcgcaaatttgaccaatttttaccacatatttcaatgaaaaatgttttaatttgccgtctaaactatcaaacacaacaaacaagcttCCAATCTGAGTTCTTAACTCAAGATAAAGCCAATGAAAGGagtgtttaccaagtgttttgattcggtttgttcatgctacccaccactaaccgtctatggcgctgcgcacagtacagcTGTAACTATGTACAACggtgaaacaggtcggtacagatacagcgattgtaccgagttgcttgcatggttctagcgctgtacatggtgacagacatacaattttcgaagtacaacggtagtacagctgtatgtctgtcataagtataacgcATTGAAACTCAAAATTACGGATCATATAttaagctgtcaaaaaagtcctgcggttttttttcttgaattttcatttgttcataaaattagctacaatcatctgttttaagtcaaatatgcgccgttttgttcgatgacttgttcccaacgagatgccaacttcataatacccctgttatagaagctcgcttccttattggcaaaaaactcggatagccaattttcacaggccttcttgaattttcatttgttcataaaattagctacaatcatctgttttaagtcaaatatgcgccgttttgttcgatgacttgttcccaacgagatgccaacttcataatacccctgttatagaagctcgcttccttattggcaaaaaactcggatagccaattttcacaggcctcttttgtagttaacttctgactacctagctcgttcgccatggacaaaaacaggtggtagtcacttggtgcaaggtccggactatacggcggatgcaaaagaacctcccatccgagctcccggagcttctggcgcgtcaccaaagaagtgtgtggcctggcgttgtcctgatggaagacaatgcgacctctgtttatcaaagatggcctcttcttcatgagtgctaccttcaagcggtccagttgttggcagtacaggtccgaattgagcgtttggtcatagggaagcagctcataatagttCCCGTTTCCAACTATCGGTGGAGATAATATCGAAGTATATTCTAACGCAATCTGAAATAAAAGTTCAATTTATATCTTCATCAGAATATTGGAAGAGCCATCACCATCGCTTGTCTTATGGTTTTCCGGCAATTGTAGTGTAATTTCATGACAATGACCATAGAGCCATCTTCCTTTGCATTGTTTTGTACTGTGCGTGCTTCCATCCACGAATCCGGCAATCATTTTAGCTGCTGACGGTATATCAAGTCGGTATCGTATGAAGATGTCACTGTATGAAAATCCTGTACCAGAAATTATTTCCAGAAGAATCAAAAACTGAACCTGATGATTTTCTGGATATTCGAAATTGTCTTTCGACAGTTTATCTCTAATGTTGAATCGTGTGATCTACATTATAGAAAGAAATTTTAGGGATGAAAGAtgccataaatattttttatagatgAACCTTAGATGCAAAGACATCACGAATCTCAACGGTTTCTTGTGAACATGTAATCCATTTTTTGAAACTAAGATTTTTTATTCCAAAATGATACATTTGACGACTATCTCCTTGGATCTCCTTGTAGTAGGGAttaattttcatgcaattgaaaTCCGGGTAAACGAAGAGGACGTTTTCAGTGCTGTTCCAAGCGAGTGAAAATAACAATTCTTCCGTATCAAGATCTGCCATAACGAACATAGTTTCCATATTAAGTTTTTCATCATCCAAATGGACCGTTTTGTTTCCGATGGTGGCACATAATTCCTCATCAAGAGCGAAATTATCGGCCGCAGTATAGGTGAAAATTTTTCCTCTCGATTTCTGCTCAGTCAGCCGTGACGATTTGATCTTGTGATAGTACGCATTTTGCAATTCAGTATGACAGTTGTCTCTGGCACTATAGTAATCAATTTCAGATTTACTGAAAACTTTCTCTTGCCACGCGATATCCAAGTGTTCCTC
The Toxorhynchites rutilus septentrionalis strain SRP chromosome 2, ASM2978413v1, whole genome shotgun sequence genome window above contains:
- the LOC129769452 gene encoding tectonic-like complex member Mks1 — protein: METMFVMADLDTEELLFSLAWNSTENVLFVYPDFNCMKINPYYKEIQGDSRQMYHFGIKNLSFKKWITCSQETVEIRDVFASKITRFNIRDKLSKDNFEYPENHQVQFLILLEIISGTGFSYSDIFIRYRLDIPSAAKMIAGFVDGSTHSTKQCKGRWLYGHCHEITLQLPENHKTSDDCVRIYFDIISTDSWKRERLLGNAYLQISTSFLNTSFERDLICSKVLNNGTIFDKLEAFLVGGRREVKTLNFYGQNDSLLLNRYGSRTEQAGHLKIKCQVIQQHRPQAIHISASTKKRNKLSSNLITIEELLSSYHQARERLEEIVKLDYC
- the LOC129769733 gene encoding tectonic-like complex member Mks1; translation: MFSSQNTFKTGVYRANGSVANWKFRITLKKIYSLIEIPRFDSSIDEEPLEEPSNSEEEHLDIAWQEKVFSKSEIDYYSARDNCHTELQNAYYHKIKSSRLTEQKSRGKIFTYTAADNFALDEELCATIGNKTVHLDDEKLNMETMFVMADLDTEELLFSLAWNSTENVLFVYPDFNCMKINPYYKEIQGDSRQMYHFGIKNLSFKKWITCSQETVEIRDVFASKITRFNIRDKLSKDNFEYPENHQVQFLILLEIISGTGFSYSDIFIRYRLDIPSAAKMIAGFVDGSTHSTKQCKGRWLYGHCHEITLQLPENHKTSDDCVRIYFDIISTDSWKRELL